The proteins below are encoded in one region of Rhizobium sp. 9140:
- a CDS encoding saccharopine dehydrogenase family protein, with protein MKTIIVIGAGKIGATIAHLLATSGDYAVIVADRSEEQLARLGTHPALSVKTVDIADATAMDALLTGAFAVLSAAPFHLTVDIAASAARCGVHYLDLTEDVESTRQVKTLAEGATSAFIPQCGLAPGFISIVAQDLAARFDTLDSVRMRVGALPQYPSNALNYNLTWSTDGVINEYIEPCEAIVEGRLTAVPALEEREEFSLDGVTYEAFNTSGGLGTLCETLAGRVRTLNYRTIRYPGHAAIMKALLNDLGLRHRREVLKDILENALPATTQDVVIVFVTVSGHRDGRLVQETYANKIYSGVIAGRMMSAIQITTAASICAVLDMLAAGDLPSHGFIRQEDIALDAFLANRFGRHYAESRFTEKLAG; from the coding sequence ATGAAGACCATCATCGTTATCGGAGCCGGCAAGATCGGCGCCACCATCGCACATCTGCTGGCAACCTCCGGCGACTATGCCGTCATCGTGGCCGACCGGAGCGAGGAGCAGCTGGCGCGGCTCGGAACGCATCCCGCGCTGTCCGTCAAAACCGTCGATATCGCCGATGCCACCGCGATGGACGCTCTGTTGACGGGCGCTTTCGCCGTCCTCAGTGCCGCACCCTTCCACCTCACGGTCGATATCGCCGCGTCCGCCGCCCGCTGCGGTGTCCACTATCTGGATCTCACAGAAGACGTGGAATCGACGCGCCAGGTCAAGACGCTGGCGGAGGGGGCGACGAGCGCCTTCATCCCGCAATGCGGGCTTGCACCGGGCTTCATCTCCATCGTCGCGCAGGATCTTGCGGCCCGCTTCGACACGCTCGACAGCGTGCGCATGCGCGTCGGCGCCCTGCCGCAATATCCGTCGAACGCGCTCAACTACAACCTGACCTGGAGCACGGACGGCGTCATCAACGAATATATCGAGCCCTGCGAAGCCATCGTCGAGGGCCGGCTGACGGCCGTTCCGGCGCTGGAGGAACGCGAGGAATTCTCGCTCGACGGCGTCACTTACGAGGCATTCAACACCTCGGGCGGCCTCGGCACGCTCTGCGAGACTCTCGCCGGCCGCGTGCGGACGCTGAACTACCGCACGATCCGCTATCCCGGCCATGCCGCGATCATGAAGGCCCTCCTCAACGATCTCGGCCTGCGCCACCGCCGCGAGGTGCTGAAGGACATTCTGGAGAACGCGCTGCCGGCGACCACGCAGGACGTCGTCATCGTCTTCGTCACCGTATCCGGCCACCGCGACGGGCGGCTCGTTCAGGAGACCTATGCGAACAAGATTTATAGTGGCGTTATTGCCGGTCGGATGATGAGCGCGATCCAGATCACGACGGCTGCAAGCATCTGCGCCGTTCTCGATATGCTCGCAGCAGGCGATCTCCCGTCCCATGGGTTCATCCGTCAGGAAGACATCGCCCTCGACGCCTTCCTCGCAAACCGCTTCGGCCGCCATTACGCCGAAAGCCGCTTCACCGAAAAGCTTGCCGGCTGA
- a CDS encoding mannose-1-phosphate guanylyltransferase/mannose-6-phosphate isomerase: MAAKIVPVIMAGGKGTRLWPLSRSTAPKQFLQFLSEHSLFQKTLQRVSDPKIYDAAVIVTNAEFRFIVAEQAQAVGARLSSILLEPVARNTAPALAAAAFVVARDHDDDAIIQVLASDHEIDANKTYQDCIRLARDTAAAGMLVTFGITPTEPATGYGYIETGDELAGGARTVARFVEKPDREKAEALLATGRYLWNSGMFMLPIRHFLADLAKFAPEVHASALAAVEASRRDLDFERLDAAAFSQAPDISVDYAVFERTAHAAVVPSSFPWSDLGSWDSVWAVGQKDAAGNVVGQKASVSDTRNSLVLSRDIHVSVHGLDDIAVVASEDAVYVGRLADSQNVGQIVKALARSEATRSLTEVHPTSYKPWGSVSSVLSGERFEVKRLSIAPGRKISLQKHFHRSEHWVVVKGTAEVTLGDETRLLNEDESIYVPQGVTHRLANPGKIPLELIEVQTGSYLSDDDTVRLDDEFGRL, translated from the coding sequence GTGGCTGCAAAGATCGTTCCGGTGATCATGGCCGGCGGCAAGGGAACGCGGCTGTGGCCGCTGTCCCGCTCGACCGCGCCCAAGCAGTTCCTGCAGTTCCTGAGCGAGCATTCGCTGTTCCAGAAGACGCTGCAGCGCGTCTCGGATCCGAAGATCTACGATGCCGCCGTCATCGTGACCAATGCTGAGTTCCGCTTCATCGTCGCCGAACAGGCGCAGGCCGTCGGCGCGCGTCTGTCCTCGATTCTCCTGGAGCCGGTTGCGCGCAACACGGCGCCAGCACTGGCGGCTGCAGCCTTCGTCGTGGCCCGCGACCATGACGACGACGCCATCATTCAGGTGCTGGCTTCCGACCACGAGATCGATGCGAACAAGACCTACCAGGATTGCATCCGGCTCGCGCGCGATACCGCGGCAGCCGGCATGCTGGTGACCTTCGGCATTACACCGACCGAGCCGGCGACGGGTTACGGCTATATCGAGACGGGTGATGAGCTTGCCGGGGGTGCCCGGACGGTCGCGCGATTCGTCGAGAAGCCGGACCGTGAGAAGGCCGAGGCGCTGCTGGCGACGGGCCGCTATCTCTGGAATTCCGGCATGTTCATGCTGCCGATCCGCCATTTTCTCGCCGATCTCGCAAAGTTCGCGCCGGAGGTGCATGCCAGCGCGCTCGCGGCCGTCGAGGCGTCCCGGCGGGATCTGGATTTCGAGCGTCTGGATGCGGCGGCCTTCTCGCAGGCGCCGGATATTTCGGTCGATTACGCGGTGTTCGAACGCACGGCCCATGCGGCTGTCGTTCCCTCGTCTTTCCCCTGGTCGGATCTGGGCAGCTGGGACTCTGTCTGGGCCGTCGGCCAGAAGGACGCGGCGGGCAACGTCGTCGGCCAGAAGGCCAGCGTTTCGGATACCCGTAATTCGCTGGTTCTCTCCCGCGACATTCATGTGTCCGTTCATGGCCTCGATGATATCGCCGTCGTCGCCAGTGAGGATGCAGTCTATGTCGGCCGTCTTGCCGACAGCCAGAACGTCGGCCAGATCGTCAAGGCACTCGCACGCTCGGAGGCGACCCGCAGCCTGACGGAGGTTCATCCGACCTCCTACAAGCCATGGGGCTCGGTCTCCTCGGTGCTCAGCGGCGAGCGGTTCGAGGTCAAGCGATTGTCGATCGCACCCGGGCGCAAGATCTCGCTGCAGAAGCATTTTCACCGCTCGGAGCACTGGGTGGTCGTGAAAGGGACGGCGGAGGTGACGCTGGGCGACGAGACGCGGCTTCTCAACGAGGACGAGTCCATCTATGTGCCGCAGGGCGTGACCCACCGGCTTGCCAATCCGGGCAAGATCCCGCTGGAGCTTATCGAGGTCCAGACGGGGTCCTATCTCTCCGACGACGACACCGTGCGTCTCGATGACGAGTTCGGCCGGCTCTGA
- a CDS encoding F0F1 ATP synthase subunit epsilon, translating to MADFKLELVSPERLLLSEQISEVVIPATDGEMTVMANHAPTMTTIKPGVITVKTVSGETNRYVVFGGFADILPTGCTVLAESAVPVSEFDVALVERRIEAARAELDQPHHGDEHRTKIENFLSELTQLNETVSG from the coding sequence ATGGCTGATTTCAAACTCGAGCTCGTTTCCCCGGAGCGTCTGCTGCTTTCCGAGCAGATCAGCGAAGTGGTTATTCCGGCAACGGACGGCGAGATGACCGTCATGGCCAACCACGCTCCGACCATGACGACGATCAAGCCGGGCGTCATTACCGTGAAAACGGTGAGCGGCGAGACGAACCGCTATGTCGTGTTCGGCGGCTTTGCCGACATCCTGCCGACCGGCTGCACCGTTCTCGCAGAATCGGCCGTGCCGGTCAGCGAATTCGATGTCGCTTTGGTCGAGCGGCGGATCGAGGCGGCCCGTGCCGAACTCGACCAACCGCATCATGGCGACGAGCACCGTACGAAGATCGAGAATTTCCTCTCCGAGCTCACGCAGCTCAACGAGACGGTCTCGGGCTGA
- the atpD gene encoding F0F1 ATP synthase subunit beta has protein sequence MADTATPNYIAATTAAVGRVTQVIGAVVDVAFEEGQLPSILNALETDNNGSRLVLEVAQHLGENAVRTIAMDSTEGLVRGQKVTDTGAPITVPVGLETLGRIMNVIGEPVDEAGPLITSGKRSIHQEAPSYVEQSTEAQILVTGIKVVDLLAPYARGGKIGLFGGAGVGKTVLIMELINNVAKAHGGYSVFAGVGERTREGNDLYHEMIESGVNKHGGGEGSKAALVYGQMNEPPGARARVALTGLTIAEQFRDEGQDVLFFVDNIFRFTQAGSEVSALLGRIPSAVGYQPTLATDMGQMQERITTTTKGSITSVQAIYVPADDLTDPAPATSFAHLDATTVLSRSIAEKGIYPAVDPLDSTSRMLDPMVVGEEHYEVARKVQTTLQRYKSLQDIIAILGMDELSEDDKLSVARARKIERFLSQPFFVAEVFTGSPGKLVALEDTIKGFKGLVNGEYDHLPEAAFYMVGSMEEAVEKAKRLAAEAA, from the coding sequence ATGGCTGATACAGCGACCCCGAACTACATCGCAGCGACGACCGCTGCCGTCGGCCGCGTCACGCAGGTTATCGGCGCTGTCGTCGACGTTGCTTTCGAAGAAGGCCAGCTGCCGTCGATCCTGAACGCGCTCGAAACCGACAATAACGGTTCGCGCCTGGTTCTTGAAGTGGCCCAGCACCTCGGCGAAAACGCCGTTCGCACCATCGCGATGGACTCGACCGAAGGTCTCGTCCGCGGTCAGAAGGTAACGGACACCGGCGCCCCGATCACGGTTCCCGTTGGCCTGGAAACGCTCGGCCGCATCATGAACGTCATCGGTGAGCCCGTTGACGAAGCAGGTCCGCTGATCACGTCCGGCAAGCGCTCCATCCACCAGGAAGCGCCGTCCTACGTCGAACAGTCGACGGAAGCACAGATCCTCGTCACCGGCATCAAGGTCGTCGATCTGCTTGCCCCCTACGCACGCGGCGGCAAGATCGGCCTCTTCGGCGGCGCCGGCGTCGGCAAGACGGTTCTGATCATGGAACTGATCAACAACGTTGCCAAGGCGCATGGCGGTTACTCGGTGTTTGCCGGCGTGGGCGAGCGCACGCGCGAAGGCAACGATCTCTATCACGAAATGATCGAGTCGGGCGTGAACAAGCATGGCGGCGGCGAAGGCTCCAAGGCTGCTCTCGTCTATGGCCAGATGAACGAACCGCCGGGCGCCCGCGCTCGCGTCGCTCTGACGGGCCTGACGATCGCCGAACAGTTCCGCGACGAAGGCCAGGACGTTCTGTTCTTCGTGGACAACATCTTCCGCTTCACGCAGGCTGGTTCCGAAGTTTCGGCTCTGCTTGGCCGTATCCCGTCGGCCGTTGGCTATCAGCCGACGCTGGCAACGGACATGGGCCAGATGCAGGAGCGCATCACGACCACGACCAAGGGATCGATCACCTCCGTTCAGGCCATTTACGTTCCCGCCGACGACTTGACCGACCCGGCGCCTGCGACCTCGTTCGCTCACCTCGACGCAACGACGGTTCTGTCGCGTTCGATCGCCGAGAAGGGCATCTACCCCGCTGTGGATCCGCTCGACTCGACGTCGCGCATGCTGGACCCGATGGTTGTCGGCGAAGAGCATTACGAAGTTGCTCGTAAAGTGCAGACGACTTTGCAGCGCTACAAGTCGCTTCAGGACATCATCGCCATTCTGGGCATGGACGAACTGTCGGAAGACGACAAGCTGTCGGTCGCCCGCGCCCGCAAGATCGAACGCTTCCTGTCGCAGCCGTTCTTCGTCGCCGAAGTCTTCACCGGTTCGCCGGGCAAGCTGGTTGCGCTCGAAGACACGATCAAGGGCTTCAAGGGCCTCGTGAATGGCGAATACGACCATCTCCCGGAAGCCGCCTTCTACATGGTCGGTTCGATGGAAGAGGCCGTCGAGAAAGCCAAGCGTCTGGCTGCTGAAGCCGCTTAA
- a CDS encoding F0F1 ATP synthase subunit gamma has translation MPSLKDLKNRIASVKATQKITKAMKMVAAAKLRRAQEAAEAARPYSQRMSIVLSNIAQAVGTDDSAPLLMTGTGRDKTHLLVVCTAERGLCGGFNSQIARFARDHIRKLLAEGKTVKIICVGKKGYDILRREFASLIIDRVDLREVKKIGFENADQIGKKIIGLFDKGEFDVCTLFYSEFKSVISQVPTALQLIPAAVPAAASTDTGSAAIYEYEPDAGEILSDLIPRNISVQVFRALLENVAGEMGAKMSAMDNATRNAGEMINKLTLSYNRQRQAQITKELIEIISGAEAL, from the coding sequence ATGCCTTCTCTCAAGGATCTGAAGAACCGGATCGCCTCCGTCAAGGCGACGCAGAAGATCACCAAGGCGATGAAAATGGTCGCCGCGGCGAAGCTTCGGCGTGCGCAGGAGGCGGCCGAGGCCGCACGGCCCTATTCGCAGCGGATGAGCATCGTCCTGTCGAACATCGCCCAGGCGGTCGGCACGGACGATAGTGCGCCGCTTCTGATGACGGGCACCGGCCGCGACAAGACGCATCTCCTCGTGGTCTGCACGGCGGAACGCGGTCTTTGCGGTGGCTTCAACAGCCAGATCGCGCGTTTTGCGCGCGATCATATCCGCAAGCTGCTGGCCGAAGGCAAGACCGTCAAGATCATCTGCGTCGGCAAGAAGGGCTATGATATCCTTCGCCGCGAGTTTGCTTCGCTGATCATCGACCGCGTGGATCTGCGCGAAGTCAAGAAGATCGGCTTCGAGAATGCCGACCAGATCGGCAAGAAGATCATCGGCCTGTTCGACAAGGGCGAGTTCGACGTCTGCACCCTGTTCTACTCCGAGTTCAAGTCGGTGATCAGCCAGGTTCCGACGGCGCTGCAGCTCATCCCGGCCGCCGTTCCCGCAGCAGCATCGACTGACACCGGTTCTGCCGCCATCTACGAATACGAGCCGGATGCGGGCGAGATCCTGAGCGACCTCATTCCGCGCAATATTTCGGTCCAGGTGTTCCGGGCGCTGCTCGAGAACGTCGCGGGCGAAATGGGCGCGAAGATGAGCGCGATGGATAATGCCACGCGCAATGCCGGTGAGATGATCAACAAGCTGACGCTGAGCTACAACCGCCAGCGCCAGGCTCAGATCACCAAGGAACTCATCGAGATCATTTCGGGCGCGGAAGCGCTCTAA
- the atpA gene encoding F0F1 ATP synthase subunit alpha, which yields MDIRAAEISAILKDQIKNFGQEAEVSEVGQVLSVGDGIARVYGLDNVQAGEMVEFPGGVRGMALNLEADNVGVVIFGSDRAIKEGDTVKRTGAIVDVPVGPELLGRVVDALGNPIDGKGPINASRRSRVDVKAPGIIPRKSVHEPMSTGLKAIDALIPVGRGQRELVIGDRQTGKTAIILDAILNQKAIHDSGPESEKLFCVYVAIGQKRSTVAQFVKVLEERGALQYSIIVAATASDPAPMQYLAPFAGCAMGEYFRDNGMHALIGYDDLSKQAVSYRQMSLLLRRPPGREAYPGDVFYLHSRLLERAAKLSDEKGAGSLTALPVIETQGNDVSAFIPTNVISITDGQIFLETDLFYQGIRPAVNVGLSVSRVGSAAQVKAMKQVAGSIKGELAQYREMAAFAQFGSDLDASTQRLLNRGARLTELLKQPQFSPLKTEEQVAVIFAGVNGYLDKIPVNKVGPFEQGLLSYMRSEGKGVLDTIRTEKAISDDTKGKLKASIDAFAKTFS from the coding sequence ATGGATATCCGCGCCGCGGAAATTTCCGCAATTCTCAAAGATCAGATCAAAAACTTCGGCCAGGAGGCTGAGGTCTCCGAAGTCGGCCAGGTTCTGTCCGTCGGTGACGGCATCGCCCGCGTTTACGGTCTCGACAACGTCCAGGCGGGCGAAATGGTCGAGTTTCCCGGCGGCGTGCGCGGCATGGCGCTCAACCTCGAAGCCGACAATGTCGGCGTCGTCATCTTCGGCTCGGACCGGGCCATCAAGGAAGGCGACACCGTCAAGCGCACGGGCGCCATCGTGGACGTTCCGGTCGGCCCCGAACTGCTTGGCCGTGTGGTCGACGCTCTCGGTAACCCGATCGACGGCAAAGGCCCGATCAACGCATCGCGCCGCTCGCGTGTCGACGTCAAGGCGCCCGGCATCATTCCGCGCAAGTCGGTGCATGAGCCGATGTCGACCGGCCTCAAGGCTATCGATGCGCTCATCCCGGTCGGCCGTGGCCAGCGCGAGCTTGTCATCGGTGACCGCCAGACCGGCAAGACCGCGATCATTCTCGATGCGATCCTGAACCAGAAGGCCATTCACGACAGCGGCCCGGAAAGCGAAAAGCTTTTCTGCGTCTACGTCGCCATCGGCCAGAAGCGCTCGACGGTTGCGCAGTTCGTCAAGGTGCTCGAAGAGCGCGGCGCCCTGCAGTACTCGATCATCGTTGCCGCTACGGCCTCCGACCCGGCTCCGATGCAGTACCTCGCACCGTTCGCCGGCTGCGCGATGGGCGAATACTTCCGCGACAACGGCATGCACGCGCTGATCGGCTATGACGATCTGTCTAAGCAGGCCGTTTCCTACCGACAAATGTCGCTGCTGCTGCGCCGTCCGCCGGGCCGCGAAGCCTATCCGGGCGACGTCTTCTACCTGCATTCGCGCCTTCTCGAGCGCGCTGCCAAGCTTTCGGACGAAAAGGGCGCCGGTTCGCTGACCGCTCTCCCCGTCATCGAAACGCAGGGCAACGACGTTTCGGCGTTCATTCCGACCAACGTGATCTCGATCACCGACGGCCAGATCTTCCTCGAAACCGACCTGTTCTACCAGGGTATCCGCCCGGCCGTGAACGTCGGCCTCTCGGTCTCGCGCGTCGGCTCCGCCGCACAGGTCAAGGCGATGAAGCAGGTTGCCGGTTCGATCAAGGGCGAGCTTGCGCAGTACCGCGAGATGGCGGCCTTCGCTCAGTTCGGTTCGGACCTCGATGCCTCGACGCAGCGCCTGCTCAATCGCGGCGCTCGCCTGACCGAACTTCTAAAGCAGCCGCAATTCTCGCCGCTGAAGACGGAAGAACAGGTTGCGGTGATCTTTGCCGGCGTCAACGGCTACCTCGACAAGATCCCCGTCAACAAGGTCGGTCCGTTCGAACAGGGCCTGCTGTCCTACATGCGCTCCGAAGGTAAGGGCGTGCTCGACACGATCCGCACCGAAAAGGCCATTTCGGACGACACCAAGGGCAAGCTGAAGGCGTCCATCGACGCATTCGCAAAGACCTTCTCCTGA
- a CDS encoding F0F1 ATP synthase subunit delta — translation MANTSDLISGVAERYASSLFDLAQEAGSIESVQADLDRFQAMIDDSADLKRLILSPVFSADDQFKAISAIVEKAGLAGLVGNFLKVVARNRRLFAVPGIVRSYRETAARHRGEVSAEVTSAHALSDQQQAELKAALKGVTGKEVAINVTVDPSILGGLIVKVGSRQIDTSLRTKLSSLKLALKEVG, via the coding sequence GTGGCAAATACGTCCGACCTCATTTCCGGTGTTGCAGAAAGATACGCGTCGTCGCTTTTCGATCTGGCGCAGGAAGCTGGTTCGATCGAAAGCGTACAGGCCGATCTCGATCGTTTCCAGGCTATGATCGACGATAGCGCCGATCTCAAGCGTCTTATTCTCAGCCCTGTTTTCTCGGCTGACGACCAGTTCAAGGCGATCTCCGCGATCGTCGAAAAGGCCGGTCTCGCCGGTCTCGTCGGCAACTTCCTCAAGGTCGTCGCCCGCAACCGCCGTCTCTTCGCCGTCCCGGGCATCGTCCGGTCGTACCGCGAGACGGCCGCTCGCCATCGTGGCGAAGTTTCTGCCGAGGTCACCTCGGCGCATGCGCTGAGCGATCAGCAGCAGGCTGAATTGAAGGCGGCGCTCAAGGGCGTCACCGGCAAAGAGGTGGCGATCAACGTCACCGTCGATCCGTCTATTCTCGGTGGTTTGATCGTCAAGGTCGGGTCCCGCCAAATTGACACTTCCCTTCGCACAAAGCTCTCGAGCCTTAAGCTTGCACTGAAAGAGGTCGGCTGA
- a CDS encoding AGROH133_08824 family phage infection protein — protein MDLYIPTETGEFLAFLSAVATCVMSLFFLFAPRLAFRVMGLSLRDGRRGGYAEARSTLGGFPLGLGLAAIVLAQPMVYLALGSAFALAAFGRILSMLSDQGNTLVNWLFVLVQMVLAILPLAYVFGFL, from the coding sequence ATGGATCTGTATATACCGACCGAGACCGGCGAGTTCCTCGCCTTCCTCAGCGCCGTGGCGACCTGCGTCATGAGCCTCTTTTTCCTGTTTGCGCCGCGCCTCGCGTTCCGGGTCATGGGCCTCTCGCTCCGGGATGGCCGGCGCGGCGGCTATGCCGAAGCGCGCTCGACACTCGGCGGCTTTCCGCTCGGCCTCGGCTTGGCCGCGATCGTGCTGGCCCAGCCGATGGTCTATCTCGCGCTCGGCTCGGCCTTCGCACTCGCGGCCTTCGGGCGCATCCTGTCAATGCTCTCGGATCAAGGTAACACGCTCGTGAACTGGCTGTTTGTTCTCGTGCAAATGGTGCTGGCCATCCTGCCATTGGCCTATGTTTTCGGCTTCCTGTAA
- a CDS encoding primosomal protein N', with translation MTGDSIDLFGDKASPEMPGRVVPVLVPMPADKAYSYLVPEGMAVQPGSIVQVPLGPRQVWGVVWDATDGPAVDPKKLKSITQVFDCPPLSQDMRAFLDWVAAYTLSPPGLVARMALRVPAAFDPEPMVEGLRLTDRRPDRMTPARTRVVETASDGVFWTRSGLAHAAGVSTSVVEGLRSQGVFETAFMPPPPVVAAPDADYAVTELEEIQREAADTLIASASQKTFSVSLIDGVTGSGKTEVYFEAIAETLRQGRQVLILLPEIALTAAFLDRFETRFGAKPAEWHSDLAPRTREKVWRQVTEGGVRVVAGARSALFLPFEDLGLIIIDEEHDPAYKQEDRVFYNARDMAVVRARLGDFPVVLVSATPSVESRVNGEVGRYRPIHLRTRFGAAAMPDLGLIDMRRHPPERGGFLSPVLLSAIGKAVEKGEQALLFLNRRGYAPLTLCRVCGHRFQCPNCSSWLVEHRFRNQIQCHHCGYAERTPEACPECGTFDHLVACGPGVERIAEEVDRHFPQARTIVLSSDLMGVKRLRLELEAIAKGEADIVVGTQLVAKGHNFPMMTCVGIVDADIGLANGDPRAAERTFQLLSQVTGRAGRTGLKSRGLLQTYQPQHPVMQAIVSGDAEAFYEREIGERERAVLPPFGRLASVIVSADSRADAESHARGLRQAAPQVSGIAVLGPAEAALAVVRGRHRFRLLVHGRRNSDMQAFMRAMIAAGPKVRGSVAVQLDIDPQSFL, from the coding sequence ATGACGGGCGATTCGATTGATCTGTTCGGGGACAAGGCCTCCCCGGAGATGCCGGGCAGGGTCGTGCCGGTTCTGGTGCCCATGCCTGCGGACAAGGCCTATTCCTATCTGGTGCCGGAGGGCATGGCGGTTCAGCCGGGCTCGATCGTGCAGGTGCCGCTCGGGCCGCGACAGGTCTGGGGTGTCGTCTGGGATGCGACCGACGGGCCGGCCGTCGATCCGAAGAAGCTGAAATCCATCACGCAGGTCTTCGATTGCCCGCCGCTTTCACAGGATATGCGCGCTTTTCTCGACTGGGTGGCCGCCTATACGCTGTCGCCACCGGGGCTCGTCGCGCGCATGGCGCTGCGCGTCCCCGCCGCTTTCGATCCCGAGCCGATGGTCGAGGGGCTGCGGCTGACCGACCGGCGCCCGGACCGGATGACGCCGGCGCGGACGCGCGTGGTGGAAACGGCGTCCGATGGCGTGTTCTGGACGCGCTCGGGCCTCGCTCATGCCGCCGGCGTCTCGACCAGCGTGGTGGAGGGCCTGCGATCCCAGGGCGTGTTCGAGACCGCCTTCATGCCGCCGCCGCCCGTAGTGGCCGCGCCCGATGCGGACTATGCCGTGACCGAGCTGGAAGAGATCCAGCGCGAGGCTGCGGATACGCTGATCGCGTCGGCTTCGCAGAAGACATTCTCCGTGTCGCTGATCGACGGCGTCACCGGCTCCGGAAAGACGGAGGTCTATTTCGAGGCCATAGCCGAAACCTTGCGGCAGGGCCGGCAGGTGCTGATCCTTCTGCCGGAAATCGCCCTGACGGCTGCCTTTCTCGATCGGTTCGAGACGCGCTTCGGCGCAAAGCCTGCGGAATGGCATTCGGATCTTGCGCCCCGTACCCGCGAAAAAGTCTGGCGGCAGGTGACCGAAGGCGGCGTGCGGGTGGTGGCCGGCGCGCGTTCGGCGCTGTTCCTGCCGTTCGAGGATCTCGGCCTTATCATCATCGATGAAGAGCACGATCCCGCCTACAAGCAGGAAGATCGCGTGTTCTACAATGCGCGCGACATGGCGGTCGTGCGGGCAAGGCTCGGCGATTTCCCCGTCGTGCTCGTTTCGGCGACGCCATCGGTGGAAAGCCGGGTCAATGGCGAGGTCGGGCGCTATCGACCGATCCATCTGCGCACCCGCTTCGGCGCGGCCGCCATGCCGGATCTCGGCCTGATCGACATGCGCCGGCATCCGCCGGAGCGCGGCGGCTTTCTGTCGCCGGTGCTGCTCTCTGCCATCGGCAAGGCGGTGGAGAAGGGCGAACAGGCGCTGCTGTTCCTCAACCGGCGAGGCTATGCACCGCTGACGCTCTGCCGCGTCTGCGGACATCGCTTCCAGTGTCCCAATTGTTCCAGCTGGCTCGTGGAGCACCGGTTTCGCAACCAGATCCAGTGCCATCATTGCGGCTATGCCGAGCGCACGCCGGAGGCATGTCCCGAATGCGGCACGTTCGATCATCTCGTCGCCTGCGGGCCGGGCGTCGAGCGGATCGCCGAGGAGGTTGACCGGCATTTTCCACAAGCCCGCACCATCGTGCTGTCCTCCGACCTGATGGGCGTGAAACGCCTGCGGCTGGAGCTCGAGGCCATCGCCAAGGGCGAGGCCGATATCGTCGTCGGCACGCAGCTGGTCGCGAAGGGCCATAATTTCCCGATGATGACCTGCGTCGGCATCGTGGATGCGGATATCGGGCTGGCCAATGGCGATCCGCGGGCCGCCGAACGGACGTTTCAGCTTTTGAGCCAGGTCACGGGCCGCGCCGGACGAACGGGCCTGAAGAGCCGCGGCCTGTTGCAAACCTACCAGCCGCAGCATCCGGTGATGCAGGCGATCGTCTCCGGCGATGCCGAGGCGTTCTACGAGCGCGAGATCGGCGAGCGCGAGCGGGCGGTGCTGCCGCCGTTCGGGCGTCTCGCCTCCGTCATCGTTTCAGCCGATAGCCGCGCAGACGCCGAATCGCATGCGCGTGGCCTGCGACAGGCAGCACCGCAGGTCTCGGGCATTGCGGTGCTCGGCCCTGCCGAAGCGGCGCTGGCCGTGGTTCGCGGTCGCCATCGTTTCCGGCTGCTCGTTCACGGCCGGCGCAACAGCGACATGCAGGCCTTCATGCGAGCGATGATCGCGGCGGGACCCAAGGTGCGGGGCTCGGTGGCGGTCCAACTTGATATCGATCCGCAAAGTTTCCTCTGA